A part of Solanum stenotomum isolate F172 unplaced genomic scaffold, ASM1918654v1 scaffold19069, whole genome shotgun sequence genomic DNA contains:
- the LOC125850772 gene encoding protein IQ-DOMAIN 14-like, with amino-acid sequence MPDPRMVDPRMPDPRMPDSRTFDSETTDPRMPDPRTSDSRTPDPRTPDLRTPDSRTPDPRTLDLRTPDSRMSDTRMPDPRTPDPRTSNSRTPDLKTSDSRTPDPRTPDSRTPDTRTSDPKMPYPRTPDSKTPDPRTSDPRTPDLRMPDPRTSDPRTSNPRTPDPRMLDPRTPNPRTSDPRTSDPRMPDSRTLDPRTLDLRTFYPRTPNPRTHDLRTPETEDF; translated from the coding sequence ATGCCTGACCCGAGGATGGTTGACCCGAGAATGCCAGACCCGAGGATGCCTGATTCGAGGACTTTTGATTCAGAAACGACTGACCCGAGAATGCCTGATCCGAGGACTTCTGATTCGAGAACGCCTGACCCGAGAACGCCTGACCTGAGAACGCCTGACTCGAGGACGCCTGACCCGAGAACACTTGACCTGAGAACACCTGACTCGAGGATGTCTGACACTAGAATGCCTGACCCGAGAACGCCTGATCCGAGGACATCTAATTCAAGAACGCCTGATCTAAAGACTTCTGATTCGAGAACGCCTGACCCAAGAACGCCTGACTCGAGGACGCCTGACACGAGGACTTCTGACCCTAAAATGCCCTACCCAAGAACGCCTGACTCGAAGACGCCTGACCCGAGGACTTCTGACCCTAGAACGCCTGATTTGAGAATGCCTGACCCGAGGACTTCTGACCCGAGGACTTCTAACCCGAGGACGCCTGACCCGAGGATGCTTGACCCAAGGACCCCTAACCCAAGGACTTCTGACCCTAGAACGTCTGACCCGAGAATGCCTGACTCGAGGACGCTTGACCCGAGAACGCTTGACCTGAGGACTTTTTACCCGAGGACTCCTAACCCTAGAACGCATGACTTAAGGACACCTGAAACCGAGGACTTCTGA